The Hippocampus zosterae strain Florida chromosome 10, ASM2543408v3, whole genome shotgun sequence genome contains the following window.
ATTTCTCCGGGCCAGCCTTCTCCGGTAGAAATGCTTTGCCGCCACCTTGTGGCAACTCGACGCAATCGCAAACCTTTTTGGGGTGGACCTAAACTCGCGGCATTGCTCGCTGCATGTGTGGTTTGAATTTCAGGAGACATTTGGAGGATCAATGTGTCTTTGACAGACCTCTCAAAAAGGATGGAGGACGCCCACACGCAAAACGATGTAAAGATgtgcttgcttgttttttttttttttttcctctggccaGGCTGTGCACGCGCTGCTGGCGCTCCAAAAACGTTACCTGGCCTCGCTGGGGCGTCTGAGCCAAACGGAGGAGGAATCCATCTGGCAGGTGATGATCGGCCAGCGCGCGCAGGTGAGTCCCGCTCGCCGGCACTCGGCCGAGAGCGGGCCGCGGCGGAGTGACGTCACGTGTTCGCGTGCCTGCCAGGTCAGCGACAGACAAGAGGAATGCGAGCGTTTCGAGGCCTTGTGGATCAGCGCCCTCCGCTTGGGCGAAACGGCAGCGGAAGCGGCGTATGTTTCAGGTGGGCAAAATTTTCAGGTCGGTCCTCAGTGTTCCTGTGCTCTTGTCGATTTTCTCAATGAGCTCGAGCGCCGAACTTGTTGCTGTAATTGCCGATAGGAGCCACACGATGGCGTGAAAGATGAAGCTCGACTCAGTCGCGCCGAgctgccaccagatggcgccaaagtgACGCAAAAACTCCGCCCGACTCGGTTGTATTTGAAGAGCATTTCACATGAATGCGCTCATCAATTTGCCCCCGATTCTAAAGtagaataaaattaaattcCTCACTTCTCCGATTTCTGGAATGCGCCATAGGCTTAGGGTTCCAAGACGAGGGGCTGGGGAGGCTTCACATAACCTTTGAAAAGTTTCTGCATTGTGGTAGGTCGTGTCAAAACAACATCACATCCTTGTAACCATTTGCATCCTGATAGCGTATTTTTCCCGAACGTGACGCAAATTTGATGGCAATTTTAAgagatccatttttttcttcacgatTACAACCCATCTTCATTGATGTACTGTTGACACAACATTCACCGGCTAACTTGGTGAGAAAGTATCCTCGCCAAATGAAATTTGGGCTCGAGCTCCCCCGTCGAATTCTTGCGCTCGACAAATCACGGGCGAGGCGCCAGCGCTCGCAACTGGCGCACCTTGGCCGATGCACGTTGTGACGCCGAGCGTTTGCAGGGGCCGAGCAAGCGTGCGTCGCCATGCGGAGCAACATCGACTTGGCCCGCTCCCAGGCGGAGGAGGCGCGCAAATTCTCCCGCGACGCCGACAAGAAGCTGGCCGAGGCCAAAGCCCTGGAGATCCGAGCCGACGCCCAGCGCGCCGCCGCTCTGGAGAAGAGCCAGGAAGACGTGCCCGAAGCTTACCTCCGAGAGGACTGAGGAGGCCGTCGCATGTTGGAAGCGGGGAACGGCCACTCGAGGTGACCGGGCCCCAAGTGGCAAAACCGGGTCACGTCGCTGCAAATCGGGGtcgccttggtggaggtctctGGTGGAAATTGACGAGGCTCTTCTTCGGCCCACGTCGTGGAATTTGGGCGAGTTCTTCGTGTTGTGACTTTGGCCGCAGGCTTGCTGTATTGCAAGTCGCTCTTTGACGTCGAAACTGCTGTGAGCTGTTTTTTTGCACAACGTTGAATAAAAGCGTCATGGAATCCGACTCTGCCGACTTATTGCAAATTTTGGGCCGCTTCGTATTGGCGCAAAATGGAGGAGGAGTCTATTCCAGACAAAATGGAAGGCAATTGGTCAAGAAGCACAAAAATGGTACAATGGTACAAAGGGGAGGACGTTTCATTTGGGACGTCGGCGTCGTTTCACGTTGCCTTTTACCTTGAATGACTACTGAAAGTCTATTTCCCCAAATCTGTTCAGCTTCACTTTTGGAAGGAAAAAGAATCCAAGAAATGACTTTTTAATCGCATTTTTCATGACTGTTCGAGACGCCAAAATGGAAGGGCCCTACTTGCGCATcccacttatttatttatgtcccCTTGAAACAAAACAGTCTTTGCCCGATTGCCCGAGGAAGTGTGAAAATCACATTTGTGGTGTGGGACtctcaaaagcaaaaacaacaaacgcttGTCGGAGCCCGGTTGCGGAACTCGTGCGTGTACAAAGAGGCCGAAGCTGCTCGGTTGATTTGGGCAACTTCACTGcttggggaggggtgggggggcagaagGGGCCAGACACTTCGTAGcctgaaaaatgacaaaaatgctacTTTTGAATCAAAgaccaaatgtgtgcatatgtgctcTTTATCTCGTTCAAGTTTGAAGATCCACTTTTCAGCACATCCACTAACGCTGTCAACAAAGGCTTCAAAGGAAACAACAGAATCACtgaaatctgcccccccccaccaccaaaaaaaaaaaaaggatggtgtGGAGTGTGCGACAGGCAGCAGCGTGACTCGCGAGGAATGCTGTGTTTTAACAAAAGCTTTGTTTTCGCAGGGCGAAAAGCAAAAAGGCTCTCGGACGTGGGGCCATGCCATTGCAGGTCGGATCAAATCAAACCAAACACCAACATGACAagccaaaaaagacaaagaaaaacattgactGAGCTCATGATGATGCTTTGATGaagttttattccatttttgaggtttttttttgttttggagggggTCAGGGGGTTCAAAGGATATCATCGCACAATCATGAAATGAcgaaaaacaaagagaaattaCACATTTCTCCGCACATGGAGTTCTGATCTCCACAAAGCCGAAAAGATTTGCTTATGTCATGCAagttttgttggactttgtatTATTGTCATCACCTTttcaaaataccccccccccccaaaaaacccccaacattTTGGCCTCTCACGTCTGAACTCCacgttttgtttgactttcagGCTTATTGGATGTACCGTGATGacatataaaaacacaaaacagcccCACCCCCGTAAAAAAGTACAACACACTCATGGAGCGAATTGTTCAGTTGCCAAGTCTCAAAGTGAACGTCATTCCCGCTTTTATTTCACTTGTGTGTGAGACGTATGATGCTCACACAttaggaaacacacacacacacacacatttttttttttagatttgtgCTTATCAGCACCCATCACCAAAACCCCCAAAGTGTTTCCATGGAGCTGAAGCCTTGCGGGATTTGAGACATGTGCCAAGTTTTGAGTGTGACGTTTTTCTGGCTCTTCAGGAATCAACACGTCATTCCAAAGCCCCATGAAAGCGCGCGGGAGATTGATGAGTGTTGTTGCTCTTCAATGGAAGAGCGTCTTGCATTAATTGCGGAGAAGGGCAATTGACGCGCTCTCCGGTTCGCGAGAAGCCACCAGAGGGTGTTCAGAGAAAGAGAGCAAACGCAATCCAGGCTTCAGTCGCAATGACCGGCGGTTGGGCCGCAGGCCGCCACCAAGGCCGTCCTGAAAAGCAGAAGCCGCAAGAAGCCATTCCCGACaacaagtcggccattttgctttcaGGCGGCCATTCTGGGGTCCTCTTTTCCGGCGCACCTTCAAAAACAAACTGGAGCGCTTCAATCGTGGGGCCGGAGGGGATTCAGACCCCGAAGCCCGTTTCAGTTTAGCCACATGAAATTCGGTAGCTCTGTCTAGCCTAAGTAGAATCACCAAAAAGACTCAACGCGGCTGTTTTTGACTCATTTTGGCCATAGCAAGGTTCCTTCAAGGAAAAACTTGTctttaaagctttttttccccccaagcccCAGTCGTTTATCCTCATTAGTTAGCCACACGAAATTTGGTGGGTATGTCTGCCGTGAGTAGAGCCTCAAAACCGTCTCAAGAAACCTTCCCGAAAAGGCACAATCGCCTCCGCTGTTTTGACTTTCAGCATCCACACGAATGAAGAAGAAGGAATTCATTCTTGAGGGGGAAATGTCTTTTGAAACGGCAACAACACCAAAGTCAACTTCGGAGCTATCGTCAAGTGCGGACGGTGCGGTATCGTCAGCCCGCGCCAAAGCCAACCATCATACGTTTGTCCTTCGGGAAGCCATCTCACGGGCTTTCGATTAACTTTCATTTCCTCGTTTTGTCTTTTATTGCATCTTCTCTGATAAGACCCGAAAGACTTGAGCGCCTCTCAAGGCGTGTACAGCTGCATTTGCCCACTGAAAAAAACGAACCGGAAAAAGAAATGACGATTtatagaaacacaaaaaaatttaaTGTCTTTCTTCgacatttgtgcatttttaaagAAGTCTCGTTGAGCCTCATTCAGTACGGTGCTGTGTTTTTCAAATCGCTCTCTTCAACCTTTTGTTAAAACGTGACCACGATGACGTTACCGACGTGAAAGCGAgcttctttttggggggtgttgaaTCGACGTGTCCACACGGATGCGCTCTCAAGTTGTTCGAGCGGGCGTCCAAAAAGGTCCCGTTCGTCACGTGGTGGTGGCGGCTACGttttgactcccccccccccctccctcccactcGTTGGCGAGGCTCGGGAGTGAAAGTCCAAGTGGTCCTCAGCGCGCTTGGAGTGGTACATCCCGCCGCGAGTTTCCAGTCGTAGTGGTACAGCCCACTTGACTTCTTTCGGGGAGACGAGCGGCCACACTTGGATCCACAGTTGGGACGCGGGAGGACGACGCGCCTCGGTCCGGTCCGGTCCAATCCTCGGAGCCATGGAGCCCTTTTACGGACTTTTCGCAACACTGCTCGTCGTTCACGGACTCGCCGGTGAGTCGCTCGGCCTCGACGGTGAATTGCGAGAAGTTGCCGCGCCGCtcggtccgtttttttttttgccttccttCTTCCACATCTTGCTTTTGCCGCTAGCTCGATGGGCTTCGCACCCTCGCGCCGAAAGGAGACAAAATGCCGACGGAATAACGAGCCGATAGACGAGGGCTGTGGGAATGTTGACTTTGACGTGGACCAGGTCGGACCGGGGTTGTGTGGGCTCGCCGGAGTGGGGCAGGCGGCGCGATTTGCCCCGCTGCGGGTTGTGAAGTCTGGCGGAGAGCGAAGACGGGAGGGGGgcggccagccagccagccgagGCTTGACCTGCCAGTTGGGCTCAGTGCCAGTcgcaggagcccccccccccccccccccagccgccATCCACGCGCATATTCGGGCTACTATGTAGCACACGCACTTTATTGCATTTTCCCATCTATTTTTGGTTTTTACTTTTggctttgttgaaaaaaaaaaggcccataaACGTTCCGAACCACCGAGTTGGCTATTTTGTCATGTCATTGTATGTCCTGTTGGCCAAAGAGCAAGGTTTTTCACAAAACGCGAAACAAAACTACTCAAAAGACCAAACAAGATGAACACGTCATTGCACGATGAAGGGGCTTAGTTGACACTCAACTGACAAAAAGTCATACAAAGGCTCCACGCGGTTTTTTGCAAAGCGCATTAacattctatctatctatccatctatccatctatccatctatccatccatccatccatccatccatctttttgcTAGTCCACTAGCAGATGCAGcaatggtgttggatcggtgcGTCGCCGGCATGTTTGTTACGTCACATCGTTTTGTCAAAGTTGTTGCTTCTTGCACGCGGTCCCGAGAGCAACCGGAGGTGTCCAGTCCAGGTGCAGAGAGGAAACAAACagcctgtgccccccccccccccccctttggctttttttgccaCAGCAGCGTCTTCTCAAGAGCTCGCTTACCTGCCGGTGGAGTGGCCGCACCTGTGGTGAAGGCCAagcgggggctgggggggctttGCCTCTCCTTTGTGGCAGCGGCTCCCCGTTGTGAATATCCGAGTGGCACGTCAGAGTTGCTTCAAAGTTTTGATGACGCTTCCACCTTGACAAGCGCCAGCAAATGACGATTTGGCAGTGACGCCCGCCCGCCCAATCAAACCTTTATTTTTGCCTATTTTAGACGGCGTCGTTCGAATTTTGTGCGCAACCGAACCTTTCCCCCCCTGGAAATGCTTGACATTGGACGCGGTGCCGTTCGCGAACAAGATCGTTTtcttcaaatgacaaaaaagaaatcttCAACTAACTTTTTGATTTGGTCATTTCTTTGGACTATACCGATGTCAgctccaaaatgttttgtttttgttctgcttTCCTCTCCCAATATTTTTGAGTTCTACGGGCCTAGTTTTGAAATTTTCACCCATTTTTCGGGTGTTTGTATCTTGTCCAAAATGGCCTCTCAAGACAACCCGAAAAGTCTTGAGAAGACAAACGAGGCCCAAGGGAGGATGGCGTCTTGAATGATGACGACGTGTTGAGATCGCTGGACTGCCGTCTCGTGTCGTGTGCATTGGGGAGGCAGGTCAGACTTTTGGGTGGGGAGGGGCAGAAGGGTCAATCCAGGGGAGGCACTGTGACGGTCTCTGGGAGGATTGACCTGCAAGTTGGACTGAATTCCAGGCAgagccccctccccgcccccccaagaACATTCCCGGCTGTCCTCTTCAGAGACCAGTGGAGTGCAGCTTAGGcggcttttttcctttttttttttttctcatcctcgACACACAACCAAAGGCGATGGTGTCACCGGAATGTCTGAATTGGGCAGCGGTGGGTTCCTGCTGCTATCTAACGGCACttatttgcaggaaaaaaaaatatattgtcatcAAATGACCATTTTGTAATATTCTTCCACTTTCAGTGTTTTCCGAGCGCGTTTATTTTCCAACAGGAGTTTGTTTTTGTCGAATTGCAAAAGTATAATTTTGTCATCCAGTACGGTGGTGTTTTTCCACCTGTTGGCTGTCGTCTTTTTGTTCCGGTGCATTTTTGGGGCTGATGTTGAGAATATATTGTCTCCCCATATTTAGTGTGGCTCGACTGCACCGAGCGGGGGTGTCGCTCCCCATTAACGAGCCCAAAAACGTGCAACATGCGAATCAATTAGCCGCGCCGCTGCGCTTGCCTCTTTGTAAAGTCTATTTTGGTCTTGAGCCTGTAATTTGGGCGGCTCCATTACTGCCACGTCTTATTTATTTCCCTGCGAAATACGCCACCCGGCTGGGGGAGACCAAAACCACCAAAGTGAGGTCTTCAATTAAAGAGACTTCGCAGCTTTTAGCTCCGGCCCCGCTCCAatgaccaccccccccctctcaaaagCAACAACTTGGAAGCTCATCGGCAAAGTTGACTTTGGTGTCCGTTTATGAAgcggctttttaaaaatgattatagCCTGTAAagagttgggggtgggggggtcatacGCATATGACTTTTATGGCCATAATCGAGACGACAAAGATAAAAGCCAAAACTATCGATCGATGATGTCGGTCTGGACATGCTGCAAATGTTAAACCCTGGCGGGACTTCGACATGGCAGCGCGACAGTCCACGTGTTTGACGCGCATTGTTTTTGGTGGCCGCAGCGGGAGAAAAGCGTTCCAAAGTATTTTGTTGCTCCGAGGAGAAATCAAAGATGCACTCGTGCTGTCAAACTGCACGGCCTCAAATATGTGTCCGTTGAGAAAACCGTTGTCGCCTCAGGAAATAACCGCAAGCCACACACACGAGTGATGATTTGAACGAAAACGGCCCTCAAGCTCAAGCTGACGTCACCgggcaaaaaaatgatattCACGCAAAATTCATGCGCAAATATATTTGCTGAAAagtataaaataatgaaaaaaatccacaaatataACGTACAGAAGTTGACAAATACAATAACTATGGAAACGCAAATATTCCCTGCAAAAGGAAAAGGGGTACAAAATCAGCCGCTGCCTAAACGGGCAGCTGCACAACCGGAGTGAAGGCCAGTCGTTTTTGAAATGGCCCGTAAAAGGCAATTGTTGAAGCCGTCGCGCCGTCTGCGCCTCGTCAGCCGCTGCCTAAACGGAACTGCGCACCAAGTGAATGCGATTGCCTTTGAACGCGGATGCGAAAGGAGGCTTTTGTACGTTCCGTTGTTCTGCATGGGCCCCAGTGGCGTGGCTACCGCCTAAAGGGGCTAGCAAAACAGAAAAGCTGTCCCTTTTAGGCTGCCAGTAAAAGCCaccgttttttccccctcccatcGCCATTATGCGGTGACAAAGTCAACAGGTGCCTCAACGGGCTGCcacaaaaattgaaacaaaGTTAATCGCAGTGCCTTTTTAGACGGGCTGGAGGTGGAATTATCAGGCCGTCCGTGCCTGGCGAATGAAGTGTTGACTTGGAAGTGACGCCGCAAGTCAAGCCCGACGCCGACTCTTGGCACCAGAAGGTGactgctactgctgctgctgcccctGCTACCGAGgccgcaaaagaaaaacaacccccccccccccaaaacccacTTCACTCTATTGTACTGTGGATATGACAGGAAGAAGCGTATTTGTCGGGCTTTCCCGACAGAATGGTGGGAAGTGCATCGGCCACGTCGTAAATAATGCACGCCGGCCAACGTTTCCTGCCGCTTATGCTTTTGGAAGGCGTCGTTCCTGGAGAGCGTTTGCGTGCGGCCGCCGAGCGCTACAAACGAGACAATCCGCTAGCTCCTTTTTGTGCACTCGGCATTCGGGAGGACTTGATGGATGGCTGCCATTTATCCCGCTGGGTCGCTCTCGTTGCGGGGTGTGCGCTTGGAGGGTGtgtgaagggggtgggggggcaggtcGGAGCCAAACGGCACCGCCGCCTGACAGCTGAAGGACCGGCCCCGAATGGTGGCCGCACCTGTTTcccataacaccccccccccccccccgcgtgcgCCTCTCCCTGCTGACTCGGCACATCCGCGGCGGGGCTTGTGTGCCTGACGCTCTTGAATTCTACCAACGACAACACCGCAGCCATCTGAGCGTCAGGCCGTTACTTATAGAAAgggcgggggcgggaggggggggggggttaagccTGACtcataaaaggaagaaaaaaaaaacaacaacagggaGTTAACCGAGGAAGTACCTGGAAACCATTTGTTCTCTCTTTACATGACATCCCGCAGAAATGTCAAAtgtagtgcccccccccctttgttttttaaacagaacTCAGCGATGCAGGATATTAGCATCTGCGCTTTCATGCAGCAATCGCATCATGACGTGGATCAAAACTTCTGCTGtggactttttacattttttaaaatgttatattcCTGACCTCTGACCGGAGCAGTCGTCAGcaagcccccccaacccccccacccccaaccccgacCAATGTCGTTTGGGCAGAGTGACGATCATCATTTTTAACCTGGATTGCACAAAGTGTCTGTGGAAAAGAGTCCCTCGGACTGCCTAAAGTCTTGAGCGTAGCCTCCTTTTGgctttgagcccccccccccaccaaagcatttttttctctctgccgTGAAGCGTTTTTGAACATTTGACATCGCCAGCAAAGGTTGAGCCCTTAAGTGACGCTTTTCTTTCCCCGCGTGCTGGTAGTGTGAGTGTCATTCATCTTTTGCGGAACGGGCTGACAGTGGAGTGCTGAGAAAAACCAAGAGGCAAAAAAACCCCGCCCGcgcacacccacaaaaaaaaaaaagtcagcgaacGCGCTCTGCCCGGGCGGGGTAACACCAGTGCGGCGCCACATTTAACCGAGGACCAACGTCCGTCCGCCTTTTGCTGGGCGGCTTCACTTCCTCCCTGTGAGACGTTGATTGCtcgtttctgctttttttttttttttatggggaaaACAAGAGCAAGTGAACTGCCGTCCATGAGCCATCGGAAAACTGCAACGTTCCCACCGGCCTAAGTGAGAGcgcagccaatttttttttttttttaacctgcttaTTACCGCCCTGCCCCCGGACTGGGAAGAACGATCGCACGGCAGCGGCCGACCAACGAGTGTCAGAGAAGCCGAGTTGAGCCATCTTTGAGAGTCTACGTCCCCGCAAGGATGGTGTCTAAGTTGTTCAGTGGGCAAATTTGAAgagcaaacaccccccccccccccccacccccccaagcgAGCTTCAAATTCCTCTGGCTCTGCAAAGCAACAAACCGGCAGTAGCGCGGACCTCGACCGCACCTCGAACTTTCAGGGAAGGCCTCCTGTCCGACGTGCCTTTATCATCGGCAATATTTGTGCAGGGGCACAAGAACATGAGTGGAATCGAGCCCCCTTCCTTCCTCGCATTGTGCCCTGGTGAGGGCGGATAAAtagtagaggggggggggggctttttccaACGGCACTTTTTCTtgacaaagccccccccccaaccctccatcaaatcaaatcaaataaaaaatggtgCTCATTGGACGCCAGGGCCGCGCAACCACTGTTCTTGGTGTTTGCAgtgacacaaaaacatttccaacTCGATGtacagggggggtgggggggtggaataAACGTCAGAGCGTGGCATTTTGTGCCAACAAAGCGGGACAATTCCGTCACTTGGACGCACAGATGCTTTTCCTCCGCCTTCAGCGACATTTTacgctaaaacaaaaaaaaaatctttgtccgTGAACTTTAGAGATAAGTTTCCAACATCTTAGTTTTTTGTTGCAACTCGGCCCAAAGTCAAAAGAGAATGACAAGAACTTGCACGGGACCAGTCCTGAAACGTCGATCAGAAGCACAGCAGCGAACGGAGCCGGAAGAGTGGGGGGGCTTCCGCACGAGCCTGCGCGCACGCCCCTTCCACGCCGACACTGAGCCTCATTCAGCGGCGACGCCCCCTCGAAAATGAGCGCAGAGGCAGGAAAGGAGCGCCGGGCCGCGGCTCAGCTTGGGCTGGTCTGGGCTGGGTTTCTTGCGCAGCAGCAAAcctccctggggggggggggggggggctgctgatGACTTGGATGCTGTAGCGTTCACACTTTTGCTTGTTTACCAGCCCGGCATGggattttggattttttaaatttttttccacacccacaaaaaagagatttggtcttttttttttttttaccgtttttctttttgggcgGAAAAGCAAACGACTTTGCAGAGTAAATGTCAACCTCGTCATTGGTGGGAGCAGTAGTGGCAGCAGCTTTATCGTCACAAGCAGTTGAAGCAGTAGCTCGGCCCTGCTCGCGCTTCTGCGAGTCCTAAAAGGATTTTTCCTCCAGCCCGGATCCGACATTCCTGATCGGTGAGCTTTTTAAATCAATCCCTCATGACCGTCGTCGAGCCGCGCTGTTGCATTCCAGCAACGGGGACGGACGGCGCTGTCTTTTGTCCTGCGCACACCGGCCGACCTGACGGCGCGCGGCTCTCCGTCCAGATGACACCGCGCCGACCAGACTCGCGAGTGGGCGGCGAGTGGGCGGCGAGTCTGGCGGCGGCCCACGTGGAATGTTGGAGACGCTTTTCCAGGCCACCAGGATGAAGGTTTTGATTTACCCTTTGCAGCGGCAGCTTGTCACAATTAGTGACGTCAGGAGGGAAAGAAACAAATCCAGTATTGAAGCGTTTTCTTCAAAGCCGGCGCGGCCTTCCCGTGAGTTCATCCTTTCTGGCGGAGCGCCAACAAAGCGGGCAAAATTGTCGCCCGTTCCTCCTTGGGGGCGTTTTGTCGACCGCTTCGCCGGCGCCACGTACAAGGGAGAAGGCTCATGGGACCAACGAGGCGGCTCGGATCCGGCCACCCCACAAACAATCGTTTGAAAGAAGGCCTTCAAAACTAACCCTTGGGGGAGAGGTTGCGTCGACGTCGTCATGCTGACCCGTTTCGACTCTGGCGTACTCGAGCGGACGAGCAAGGCGGGCAGCCTGTGTCGCTCTTGTGCTTGACCCCGAGCCATCCTGGAAAATGTCAACTTGTTTAGGGCCGAGTCCTAAGATGCCCCCAGTCCGTAATTGCCTGCCTGAGCGCAAAATGACGCCAATCGTAACCGCCGCCGTTTCCCCGGACTGCAGCCAGCGACCTT
Protein-coding sequences here:
- the LOC127608575 gene encoding diablo homolog, mitochondrial-like isoform X2 — translated: MAALGRGPAFLRLLRSNAQVLRRRGKPAGCAMAKWRSVATSVAALGGGLCAVPFAQAPSLTHESLIKRAASLVTDSSATFLSQTTLALIDAITEYSKAVHALLALQKRYLASLGRLSQTEEESIWQVMIGQRAQVSDRQEECERFEALWISALRLGETAAEAAYVSGLGFQDEGLGRLHITFEKFLHCGRSCQNNITSL
- the LOC127608575 gene encoding diablo IAP-binding mitochondrial protein-like isoform X1; translation: MAALGRGPAFLRLLRSNAQVLRRRGKPAGCAMAKWRSVATSVAALGGGLCAVPFAQAPSLTHESLIKRAASLVTDSSATFLSQTTLALIDAITEYSKAVHALLALQKRYLASLGRLSQTEEESIWQVMIGQRAQVSDRQEECERFEALWISALRLGETAAEAAYVSGAEQACVAMRSNIDLARSQAEEARKFSRDADKKLAEAKALEIRADAQRAAALEKSQEDVPEAYLRED